In Monodelphis domestica isolate mMonDom1 chromosome 4, mMonDom1.pri, whole genome shotgun sequence, one DNA window encodes the following:
- the PINLYP gene encoding phospholipase A2 inhibitor and Ly6/PLAUR domain-containing protein: MIPRSPTLGLLALSLLYTHLPPAPALSCETCRSSGPTCSGRLKVCEAEKDACVTVVGLSVTGKKKSLDTSKSCIKFKDCYSGFISTTLGQQDHMVSNSHCCQEDGCNQGSIPSPENNSTVNGLHCPSCMAAFHDTCAGEKVVQCVGPETHCIYFSGTVQTGFFTTKFATRGCASKSACHAQVGAEVPSITYTYELRRADCVPAQKPPRRVRKGARSSAS; this comes from the exons ATGATCCCCAGGAGCCCCACACTGGGCCTGCTGGCTCTCAGCCTGCTCTACACCCACTTGCCCCCCG ctccggCTCTGTCTTGCGAGACGTGTAGGAGCTCGGGGCCGACGTGCAGCGGCAGGCTGAAGGTCTGCGAGGCCGAGAAGGACGCCTGCGTGACTGTGGTGGGCTTGTCCGTCACAG GGAAGAAAAAGTCCCTGGACACCTCCAAAAGCTGCATCAAGTTCAAGGACTGCTACTCGGGCTTCATCTCCACCACGCTGGGCCAACAGGACCACATGGTGTCCAACTCGCACTGCTGCCAGGAGGACGGCTGTAACCAGGGCAGCATCCCCA gTCCGGAGAACAATAGCACAGTGAACGGGCTGCACTGCCCCTCGTGCATGGCCGCCTTCCACGACACCTGCGCCGGGGAGAAGGTGGTCCAGTGCGTGGGCCCCGAGACCCACTGCATCTACTTCTCGGGGACGGTGCAGACAG GCTTCTTCACCACCAAGTTCGCCACCCGGGGCTGCGCCTCTAAGAGCGCGTGCCACGCGCAGGTGGGCGCCGAGGTGCCCTCCATCACCTACACGTACGAGCTCCGGAGGGCCGACTGTGTCCCGGCCCAGAAGCCCCCGCGCAGGGTCAGGAAAGGAGCGCGCAGCTCGGCCTCGTGA
- the XRCC1 gene encoding DNA repair protein XRCC1 isoform X1 translates to MPEIRLRHVVSCSSQDPTHSADNLLKADTYRKWRSAKAGEKQISVILQLEKEEQIHSIDVGNEGSAFVEVLAGSSAAGSGEQDYEVLLVTSSFMSPTESRSGTNSNRVRLFGSDKLVRATAEKRWDRVKVVCSQPYCKDSPYGLSFIRLHSPPDKDKEEPEAAPPKVTKLGAFRVREDDGASGSLRPGALFFSRVSKTSPGPAKEQPGPSYAAATLQASERPCAPSPPASPGRPPAPSRAPSKPQESPKGKRKLDVGQDEPANRQRPPGPAAHPKPPAPKKSRGPASRADRKGPAGPAELGKVLEGVVVVLSGFQNPFRSELRDKALELGAKYRPDWTDDSTHLICAFANTPKYSAVLSRGGRIVRKEWVLDCHRARRRLPSRRYLMAGPDSSSDDETPPPTPKRGAVTPPPALPQHPPAHQQPSSRTPSPPESQGATDTEEEPADAQDDGTDDSGDTEDELRRVAEQREQKRPPDPAENGGGDDDPYAGTTDENTDDEGPEPPDLPIPELPDFFQGKHFFLYGEFPGEERRQLVRYVTAFDGEIEDYMNERVQFVITAQDWDPSFEEALLENPSLAFVRPRWIYSCNERQKWLPYQLYGVVPRA, encoded by the exons ATGCCAGAGATCCGCCTCCGCCACGTAGTGTCGTGCAGTAGCCAGGATCCG ACCCATTCGGCGGACAATCTGCTGAAGGCTGACACTTACCGGAAATGGAGATCGGCCAAGGCGGGGGAGAAGCAGATCTCCGTCATCCTACAG CTGGAGAAGGAGGAGCAGATCCACAGCATCGATGTCGGGAACGAGGGCTCGGCCTTTGTGGAGGTGCTGGCGGGCAGCTCCGCCGCTGGAAGTGGGGAGCAGGACTACGAG GTCCTCCTTGTGACCTCTTCATTCATGTCCCCCACGGAGAGCCGCAGCGGGACGAACTCCAATCGGGTTCGGCTGTTTGGTTCTGACAAACTGGTCCGGGCCACGGCTGAGAAACGCTGGGACCGGGTGAAGGTGGTGTGCAGCCAGCCCTACTGCAAG GACTCTCCATATGGCCTGAGCTTCATAAGGCTCCACAGCCCCCCTGACAAGGACAAGGAGGAGCCCGAGGCCGCCCCGCCG AAAGTCACCAAGTTGGGAGCCTTCCGAGTGAGGGAGGATGACGGGGCGAGCGGCAGCCTCCGGCCCGGGGCCCTCTTTTTCAGTCGGGTCAGCAAGACCTCTCCAG GCCCCGCCAAAGAGCAGCCAGGCCCCAGCTACGCAGCAGCCACCCTGCAGGCCTCCGAGAGGCCGTGCGCCCCGTCTCCCCCGGCCTCCCCCGGCCGGCCCCCTGCCCCGAGCAGAGCCCCCAGCAAG CCCCAGGAGTCTcctaagggaaagagaaaactgGATGTCGGCCAGGATGAGCCCGCAAACCGCCAGAGGCCTCCGGGCCCCGCAGCCCACCCGAAGCCGCCGGCCCCCAAGAAGTCCAGAG GGCCGGCTTCTCGAGCCGACAGGAAAGGCCCAGCTGGGCCTGCAGAGCTGGGGAAGGTCCTGGAAGGCGTCGTGGTGGTGCTGAGCGGCTTCCAGAACCCCTTCCGCTCGGAGCTGCGGGACAAGGCCCTGGAGCTGGGCGCCAAGTACCGGCCGGACTGGACAGACGACAGCACCCACCTCAT CTGTGCCTTCGCCAACACGCCCAAGTACAGCGCCGTCCTGAGCCGGGGCGGCCGCATCGTGCGCAAGGAGTGGGTGCTGGACTGTCACCGCGCCCGCCGCAGGCTGCCCTCACGCCG GTACCTCATGGCGGGCCCCGACTCGAGCAGCGACGACGAGACGCCGCCCCCCACCCCAAAG CGGGGGGCCGTGACCCCACCCCCAGCTCTCCCTCAGCACCCCCCAGCACACCAGCAGCCCAGCTCCAGGACGCCCTCCCCCCCAGAGTCGCAGGGAGCCACGGACACGGAGGAGGAGCCAGCAG ATGCCCAGGATGATGGGACAGATGACTCCGGGGACACAGAGGACGAGCTGAGGAG GGTGGCCGAGCAGAGGGAGCAGAAGCGGCCCCCAGACCCGGCCGAGAACGGCGGCGGTGATGACGACCCCTACGCCGGGACCACCGACGAGAACACGGACGATGAAGGCCCAGAGCCGCCTGACCTGCCCATCCCCGAGCTCCCAG acttCTTCCAGGGCAAACACTTCTTCCTGTATGGAGAGTTTCCTGGCGAGGAGCGCCGACAGCTCGTCCGATATGTCACAGCCTTCGACGG GGAGATAGAAGACTACATGAACGAGCGAGTACAGTTTGTGATCACAGCCCAGGACTGGGACCCCAGCTTCGAAGAG GCCCTCCTGGAAAACCCTTCACTGGCCTTCGTGCGTCCCCGATGGATCTACAGCTGCAACGAGCGGCAGAAGTGGCTGCCCTACCAGCTCTACGGGGTGGTCCCACGGGCCTGA
- the XRCC1 gene encoding DNA repair protein XRCC1 isoform X3 translates to MPEIRLRHVVSCSSQDPTHSADNLLKADTYRKWRSAKAGEKQISVILQLEKEEQIHSIDVGNEGSAFVEVLAGSSAAGSGEQDYEVLLVTSSFMSPTESRSGTNSNRVRLFGSDKLVRATAEKRWDRVKVVCSQPYCKDSPYGLSFIRLHSPPDKDKEEPEAAPPKVTKLGAFRVREDDGASGSLRPGALFFSRVSKTSPGPAKEQPGPSYAAATLQASERPCAPSPPASPGRPPAPSRAPSKPQESPKGKRKLDVGQDEPANRQRPPGPAAHPKPPAPKKSRGPASRADRKGPAGPAELGKVLEGVVVVLSGFQNPFRSELRDKALELGAKYRPDWTDDSTHLICAFANTPKYSAVLSRGGRIVRKEWVLDCHRARRRLPSRRYLMAGPDSSSDDETPPPTPKHPPAHQQPSSRTPSPPESQGATDTEEEPADAQDDGTDDSGDTEDELRRVAEQREQKRPPDPAENGGGDDDPYAGTTDENTDDEGPEPPDLPIPELPDFFQGKHFFLYGEFPGEERRQLVRYVTAFDGEIEDYMNERVQFVITAQDWDPSFEEALLENPSLAFVRPRWIYSCNERQKWLPYQLYGVVPRA, encoded by the exons ATGCCAGAGATCCGCCTCCGCCACGTAGTGTCGTGCAGTAGCCAGGATCCG ACCCATTCGGCGGACAATCTGCTGAAGGCTGACACTTACCGGAAATGGAGATCGGCCAAGGCGGGGGAGAAGCAGATCTCCGTCATCCTACAG CTGGAGAAGGAGGAGCAGATCCACAGCATCGATGTCGGGAACGAGGGCTCGGCCTTTGTGGAGGTGCTGGCGGGCAGCTCCGCCGCTGGAAGTGGGGAGCAGGACTACGAG GTCCTCCTTGTGACCTCTTCATTCATGTCCCCCACGGAGAGCCGCAGCGGGACGAACTCCAATCGGGTTCGGCTGTTTGGTTCTGACAAACTGGTCCGGGCCACGGCTGAGAAACGCTGGGACCGGGTGAAGGTGGTGTGCAGCCAGCCCTACTGCAAG GACTCTCCATATGGCCTGAGCTTCATAAGGCTCCACAGCCCCCCTGACAAGGACAAGGAGGAGCCCGAGGCCGCCCCGCCG AAAGTCACCAAGTTGGGAGCCTTCCGAGTGAGGGAGGATGACGGGGCGAGCGGCAGCCTCCGGCCCGGGGCCCTCTTTTTCAGTCGGGTCAGCAAGACCTCTCCAG GCCCCGCCAAAGAGCAGCCAGGCCCCAGCTACGCAGCAGCCACCCTGCAGGCCTCCGAGAGGCCGTGCGCCCCGTCTCCCCCGGCCTCCCCCGGCCGGCCCCCTGCCCCGAGCAGAGCCCCCAGCAAG CCCCAGGAGTCTcctaagggaaagagaaaactgGATGTCGGCCAGGATGAGCCCGCAAACCGCCAGAGGCCTCCGGGCCCCGCAGCCCACCCGAAGCCGCCGGCCCCCAAGAAGTCCAGAG GGCCGGCTTCTCGAGCCGACAGGAAAGGCCCAGCTGGGCCTGCAGAGCTGGGGAAGGTCCTGGAAGGCGTCGTGGTGGTGCTGAGCGGCTTCCAGAACCCCTTCCGCTCGGAGCTGCGGGACAAGGCCCTGGAGCTGGGCGCCAAGTACCGGCCGGACTGGACAGACGACAGCACCCACCTCAT CTGTGCCTTCGCCAACACGCCCAAGTACAGCGCCGTCCTGAGCCGGGGCGGCCGCATCGTGCGCAAGGAGTGGGTGCTGGACTGTCACCGCGCCCGCCGCAGGCTGCCCTCACGCCG GTACCTCATGGCGGGCCCCGACTCGAGCAGCGACGACGAGACGCCGCCCCCCACCCCAAAG CACCCCCCAGCACACCAGCAGCCCAGCTCCAGGACGCCCTCCCCCCCAGAGTCGCAGGGAGCCACGGACACGGAGGAGGAGCCAGCAG ATGCCCAGGATGATGGGACAGATGACTCCGGGGACACAGAGGACGAGCTGAGGAG GGTGGCCGAGCAGAGGGAGCAGAAGCGGCCCCCAGACCCGGCCGAGAACGGCGGCGGTGATGACGACCCCTACGCCGGGACCACCGACGAGAACACGGACGATGAAGGCCCAGAGCCGCCTGACCTGCCCATCCCCGAGCTCCCAG acttCTTCCAGGGCAAACACTTCTTCCTGTATGGAGAGTTTCCTGGCGAGGAGCGCCGACAGCTCGTCCGATATGTCACAGCCTTCGACGG GGAGATAGAAGACTACATGAACGAGCGAGTACAGTTTGTGATCACAGCCCAGGACTGGGACCCCAGCTTCGAAGAG GCCCTCCTGGAAAACCCTTCACTGGCCTTCGTGCGTCCCCGATGGATCTACAGCTGCAACGAGCGGCAGAAGTGGCTGCCCTACCAGCTCTACGGGGTGGTCCCACGGGCCTGA
- the XRCC1 gene encoding DNA repair protein XRCC1 isoform X2: protein MPEIRLRHVVSCSSQDPTHSADNLLKADTYRKWRSAKAGEKQISVILQLEKEEQIHSIDVGNEGSAFVEVLAGSSAAGSGEQDYEVLLVTSSFMSPTESRSGTNSNRVRLFGSDKLVRATAEKRWDRVKVVCSQPYCKDSPYGLSFIRLHSPPDKDKEEPEAAPPKVTKLGAFRVREDDGASGSLRPGALFFSRVSKTSPGPAKEQPGPSYAAATLQASERPCAPSPPASPGRPPAPSRAPSKESPKGKRKLDVGQDEPANRQRPPGPAAHPKPPAPKKSRGPASRADRKGPAGPAELGKVLEGVVVVLSGFQNPFRSELRDKALELGAKYRPDWTDDSTHLICAFANTPKYSAVLSRGGRIVRKEWVLDCHRARRRLPSRRYLMAGPDSSSDDETPPPTPKRGAVTPPPALPQHPPAHQQPSSRTPSPPESQGATDTEEEPADAQDDGTDDSGDTEDELRRVAEQREQKRPPDPAENGGGDDDPYAGTTDENTDDEGPEPPDLPIPELPDFFQGKHFFLYGEFPGEERRQLVRYVTAFDGEIEDYMNERVQFVITAQDWDPSFEEALLENPSLAFVRPRWIYSCNERQKWLPYQLYGVVPRA from the exons ATGCCAGAGATCCGCCTCCGCCACGTAGTGTCGTGCAGTAGCCAGGATCCG ACCCATTCGGCGGACAATCTGCTGAAGGCTGACACTTACCGGAAATGGAGATCGGCCAAGGCGGGGGAGAAGCAGATCTCCGTCATCCTACAG CTGGAGAAGGAGGAGCAGATCCACAGCATCGATGTCGGGAACGAGGGCTCGGCCTTTGTGGAGGTGCTGGCGGGCAGCTCCGCCGCTGGAAGTGGGGAGCAGGACTACGAG GTCCTCCTTGTGACCTCTTCATTCATGTCCCCCACGGAGAGCCGCAGCGGGACGAACTCCAATCGGGTTCGGCTGTTTGGTTCTGACAAACTGGTCCGGGCCACGGCTGAGAAACGCTGGGACCGGGTGAAGGTGGTGTGCAGCCAGCCCTACTGCAAG GACTCTCCATATGGCCTGAGCTTCATAAGGCTCCACAGCCCCCCTGACAAGGACAAGGAGGAGCCCGAGGCCGCCCCGCCG AAAGTCACCAAGTTGGGAGCCTTCCGAGTGAGGGAGGATGACGGGGCGAGCGGCAGCCTCCGGCCCGGGGCCCTCTTTTTCAGTCGGGTCAGCAAGACCTCTCCAG GCCCCGCCAAAGAGCAGCCAGGCCCCAGCTACGCAGCAGCCACCCTGCAGGCCTCCGAGAGGCCGTGCGCCCCGTCTCCCCCGGCCTCCCCCGGCCGGCCCCCTGCCCCGAGCAGAGCCCCCAGCAAG GAGTCTcctaagggaaagagaaaactgGATGTCGGCCAGGATGAGCCCGCAAACCGCCAGAGGCCTCCGGGCCCCGCAGCCCACCCGAAGCCGCCGGCCCCCAAGAAGTCCAGAG GGCCGGCTTCTCGAGCCGACAGGAAAGGCCCAGCTGGGCCTGCAGAGCTGGGGAAGGTCCTGGAAGGCGTCGTGGTGGTGCTGAGCGGCTTCCAGAACCCCTTCCGCTCGGAGCTGCGGGACAAGGCCCTGGAGCTGGGCGCCAAGTACCGGCCGGACTGGACAGACGACAGCACCCACCTCAT CTGTGCCTTCGCCAACACGCCCAAGTACAGCGCCGTCCTGAGCCGGGGCGGCCGCATCGTGCGCAAGGAGTGGGTGCTGGACTGTCACCGCGCCCGCCGCAGGCTGCCCTCACGCCG GTACCTCATGGCGGGCCCCGACTCGAGCAGCGACGACGAGACGCCGCCCCCCACCCCAAAG CGGGGGGCCGTGACCCCACCCCCAGCTCTCCCTCAGCACCCCCCAGCACACCAGCAGCCCAGCTCCAGGACGCCCTCCCCCCCAGAGTCGCAGGGAGCCACGGACACGGAGGAGGAGCCAGCAG ATGCCCAGGATGATGGGACAGATGACTCCGGGGACACAGAGGACGAGCTGAGGAG GGTGGCCGAGCAGAGGGAGCAGAAGCGGCCCCCAGACCCGGCCGAGAACGGCGGCGGTGATGACGACCCCTACGCCGGGACCACCGACGAGAACACGGACGATGAAGGCCCAGAGCCGCCTGACCTGCCCATCCCCGAGCTCCCAG acttCTTCCAGGGCAAACACTTCTTCCTGTATGGAGAGTTTCCTGGCGAGGAGCGCCGACAGCTCGTCCGATATGTCACAGCCTTCGACGG GGAGATAGAAGACTACATGAACGAGCGAGTACAGTTTGTGATCACAGCCCAGGACTGGGACCCCAGCTTCGAAGAG GCCCTCCTGGAAAACCCTTCACTGGCCTTCGTGCGTCCCCGATGGATCTACAGCTGCAACGAGCGGCAGAAGTGGCTGCCCTACCAGCTCTACGGGGTGGTCCCACGGGCCTGA
- the XRCC1 gene encoding DNA repair protein XRCC1 isoform X4, which produces MPEIRLRHVVSCSSQDPTHSADNLLKADTYRKWRSAKAGEKQISVILQLEKEEQIHSIDVGNEGSAFVEVLAGSSAAGSGEQDYEVLLVTSSFMSPTESRSGTNSNRVRLFGSDKLVRATAEKRWDRVKVVCSQPYCKDSPYGLSFIRLHSPPDKDKEEPEAAPPKVTKLGAFRVREDDGASGSLRPGALFFSRVSKTSPGPAKEQPGPSYAAATLQASERPCAPSPPASPGRPPAPSRAPSKESPKGKRKLDVGQDEPANRQRPPGPAAHPKPPAPKKSRGPASRADRKGPAGPAELGKVLEGVVVVLSGFQNPFRSELRDKALELGAKYRPDWTDDSTHLICAFANTPKYSAVLSRGGRIVRKEWVLDCHRARRRLPSRRYLMAGPDSSSDDETPPPTPKHPPAHQQPSSRTPSPPESQGATDTEEEPADAQDDGTDDSGDTEDELRRVAEQREQKRPPDPAENGGGDDDPYAGTTDENTDDEGPEPPDLPIPELPDFFQGKHFFLYGEFPGEERRQLVRYVTAFDGEIEDYMNERVQFVITAQDWDPSFEEALLENPSLAFVRPRWIYSCNERQKWLPYQLYGVVPRA; this is translated from the exons ATGCCAGAGATCCGCCTCCGCCACGTAGTGTCGTGCAGTAGCCAGGATCCG ACCCATTCGGCGGACAATCTGCTGAAGGCTGACACTTACCGGAAATGGAGATCGGCCAAGGCGGGGGAGAAGCAGATCTCCGTCATCCTACAG CTGGAGAAGGAGGAGCAGATCCACAGCATCGATGTCGGGAACGAGGGCTCGGCCTTTGTGGAGGTGCTGGCGGGCAGCTCCGCCGCTGGAAGTGGGGAGCAGGACTACGAG GTCCTCCTTGTGACCTCTTCATTCATGTCCCCCACGGAGAGCCGCAGCGGGACGAACTCCAATCGGGTTCGGCTGTTTGGTTCTGACAAACTGGTCCGGGCCACGGCTGAGAAACGCTGGGACCGGGTGAAGGTGGTGTGCAGCCAGCCCTACTGCAAG GACTCTCCATATGGCCTGAGCTTCATAAGGCTCCACAGCCCCCCTGACAAGGACAAGGAGGAGCCCGAGGCCGCCCCGCCG AAAGTCACCAAGTTGGGAGCCTTCCGAGTGAGGGAGGATGACGGGGCGAGCGGCAGCCTCCGGCCCGGGGCCCTCTTTTTCAGTCGGGTCAGCAAGACCTCTCCAG GCCCCGCCAAAGAGCAGCCAGGCCCCAGCTACGCAGCAGCCACCCTGCAGGCCTCCGAGAGGCCGTGCGCCCCGTCTCCCCCGGCCTCCCCCGGCCGGCCCCCTGCCCCGAGCAGAGCCCCCAGCAAG GAGTCTcctaagggaaagagaaaactgGATGTCGGCCAGGATGAGCCCGCAAACCGCCAGAGGCCTCCGGGCCCCGCAGCCCACCCGAAGCCGCCGGCCCCCAAGAAGTCCAGAG GGCCGGCTTCTCGAGCCGACAGGAAAGGCCCAGCTGGGCCTGCAGAGCTGGGGAAGGTCCTGGAAGGCGTCGTGGTGGTGCTGAGCGGCTTCCAGAACCCCTTCCGCTCGGAGCTGCGGGACAAGGCCCTGGAGCTGGGCGCCAAGTACCGGCCGGACTGGACAGACGACAGCACCCACCTCAT CTGTGCCTTCGCCAACACGCCCAAGTACAGCGCCGTCCTGAGCCGGGGCGGCCGCATCGTGCGCAAGGAGTGGGTGCTGGACTGTCACCGCGCCCGCCGCAGGCTGCCCTCACGCCG GTACCTCATGGCGGGCCCCGACTCGAGCAGCGACGACGAGACGCCGCCCCCCACCCCAAAG CACCCCCCAGCACACCAGCAGCCCAGCTCCAGGACGCCCTCCCCCCCAGAGTCGCAGGGAGCCACGGACACGGAGGAGGAGCCAGCAG ATGCCCAGGATGATGGGACAGATGACTCCGGGGACACAGAGGACGAGCTGAGGAG GGTGGCCGAGCAGAGGGAGCAGAAGCGGCCCCCAGACCCGGCCGAGAACGGCGGCGGTGATGACGACCCCTACGCCGGGACCACCGACGAGAACACGGACGATGAAGGCCCAGAGCCGCCTGACCTGCCCATCCCCGAGCTCCCAG acttCTTCCAGGGCAAACACTTCTTCCTGTATGGAGAGTTTCCTGGCGAGGAGCGCCGACAGCTCGTCCGATATGTCACAGCCTTCGACGG GGAGATAGAAGACTACATGAACGAGCGAGTACAGTTTGTGATCACAGCCCAGGACTGGGACCCCAGCTTCGAAGAG GCCCTCCTGGAAAACCCTTCACTGGCCTTCGTGCGTCCCCGATGGATCTACAGCTGCAACGAGCGGCAGAAGTGGCTGCCCTACCAGCTCTACGGGGTGGTCCCACGGGCCTGA
- the XRCC1 gene encoding DNA repair protein XRCC1 isoform X5, protein MSPTESRSGTNSNRVRLFGSDKLVRATAEKRWDRVKVVCSQPYCKDSPYGLSFIRLHSPPDKDKEEPEAAPPKVTKLGAFRVREDDGASGSLRPGALFFSRVSKTSPGPAKEQPGPSYAAATLQASERPCAPSPPASPGRPPAPSRAPSKPQESPKGKRKLDVGQDEPANRQRPPGPAAHPKPPAPKKSRGPASRADRKGPAGPAELGKVLEGVVVVLSGFQNPFRSELRDKALELGAKYRPDWTDDSTHLICAFANTPKYSAVLSRGGRIVRKEWVLDCHRARRRLPSRRYLMAGPDSSSDDETPPPTPKRGAVTPPPALPQHPPAHQQPSSRTPSPPESQGATDTEEEPADAQDDGTDDSGDTEDELRRVAEQREQKRPPDPAENGGGDDDPYAGTTDENTDDEGPEPPDLPIPELPDFFQGKHFFLYGEFPGEERRQLVRYVTAFDGEIEDYMNERVQFVITAQDWDPSFEEALLENPSLAFVRPRWIYSCNERQKWLPYQLYGVVPRA, encoded by the exons ATGTCCCCCACGGAGAGCCGCAGCGGGACGAACTCCAATCGGGTTCGGCTGTTTGGTTCTGACAAACTGGTCCGGGCCACGGCTGAGAAACGCTGGGACCGGGTGAAGGTGGTGTGCAGCCAGCCCTACTGCAAG GACTCTCCATATGGCCTGAGCTTCATAAGGCTCCACAGCCCCCCTGACAAGGACAAGGAGGAGCCCGAGGCCGCCCCGCCG AAAGTCACCAAGTTGGGAGCCTTCCGAGTGAGGGAGGATGACGGGGCGAGCGGCAGCCTCCGGCCCGGGGCCCTCTTTTTCAGTCGGGTCAGCAAGACCTCTCCAG GCCCCGCCAAAGAGCAGCCAGGCCCCAGCTACGCAGCAGCCACCCTGCAGGCCTCCGAGAGGCCGTGCGCCCCGTCTCCCCCGGCCTCCCCCGGCCGGCCCCCTGCCCCGAGCAGAGCCCCCAGCAAG CCCCAGGAGTCTcctaagggaaagagaaaactgGATGTCGGCCAGGATGAGCCCGCAAACCGCCAGAGGCCTCCGGGCCCCGCAGCCCACCCGAAGCCGCCGGCCCCCAAGAAGTCCAGAG GGCCGGCTTCTCGAGCCGACAGGAAAGGCCCAGCTGGGCCTGCAGAGCTGGGGAAGGTCCTGGAAGGCGTCGTGGTGGTGCTGAGCGGCTTCCAGAACCCCTTCCGCTCGGAGCTGCGGGACAAGGCCCTGGAGCTGGGCGCCAAGTACCGGCCGGACTGGACAGACGACAGCACCCACCTCAT CTGTGCCTTCGCCAACACGCCCAAGTACAGCGCCGTCCTGAGCCGGGGCGGCCGCATCGTGCGCAAGGAGTGGGTGCTGGACTGTCACCGCGCCCGCCGCAGGCTGCCCTCACGCCG GTACCTCATGGCGGGCCCCGACTCGAGCAGCGACGACGAGACGCCGCCCCCCACCCCAAAG CGGGGGGCCGTGACCCCACCCCCAGCTCTCCCTCAGCACCCCCCAGCACACCAGCAGCCCAGCTCCAGGACGCCCTCCCCCCCAGAGTCGCAGGGAGCCACGGACACGGAGGAGGAGCCAGCAG ATGCCCAGGATGATGGGACAGATGACTCCGGGGACACAGAGGACGAGCTGAGGAG GGTGGCCGAGCAGAGGGAGCAGAAGCGGCCCCCAGACCCGGCCGAGAACGGCGGCGGTGATGACGACCCCTACGCCGGGACCACCGACGAGAACACGGACGATGAAGGCCCAGAGCCGCCTGACCTGCCCATCCCCGAGCTCCCAG acttCTTCCAGGGCAAACACTTCTTCCTGTATGGAGAGTTTCCTGGCGAGGAGCGCCGACAGCTCGTCCGATATGTCACAGCCTTCGACGG GGAGATAGAAGACTACATGAACGAGCGAGTACAGTTTGTGATCACAGCCCAGGACTGGGACCCCAGCTTCGAAGAG GCCCTCCTGGAAAACCCTTCACTGGCCTTCGTGCGTCCCCGATGGATCTACAGCTGCAACGAGCGGCAGAAGTGGCTGCCCTACCAGCTCTACGGGGTGGTCCCACGGGCCTGA
- the ZNF575 gene encoding zinc finger protein 575 codes for MLERGEQGPGGRGRSPSAKESATNGGASSKASKPKRSPAAAASERPGPSRARRPPPLQRPHRCPDCDKAFSYPSKLATHRLAHGGARPHPCPDCDKAFSYPSKLAAHRLTHSGARPFPCPDCPKAFGHRSKLAAHRWTHSPARPYPCPDCPKSFCYPSKLAAHRHTHAGGARPYPCPQCPKSFCYPSKLAAHQRRHATAAPGVPVPPPPSPPAPADPQHRCPSCGQAFGQRRLLALHQRSHRGEGKSGKGGKGERA; via the exons ATGCTGGAGCGTGGGGAACAAGGGCCTGGGGGCAGAGGGAGAAGCCCGTCTGCCAAGGAGTCAGCCACCAACGGAGGGG ccTCTAGCAAAGCCTCCAAGCCAAAGCGGAGCCCGGCAGCCGCTGCGTCAGAGCGCCCGGGCCCATCTAGGGCCCGCCGCCCCCCGCCGCTCCAGCGGCCTCACCGCTGCCCAGACTGTGACAAGGCCTTCTCGTACCCCTCCAAGCTGGCCACTCACCGGCTGGCTCACGGCGGGGCCCGCCCACATCCCTGCCCCGACTGCGACAAGGCCTTCTCCTACCCCTCCAAGCTGGCCGCCCACCGCCTCACCCACAGCGGCGCCCGCCCCTTCCCCTGCCCGGACTGCCCCAAGGCGTTTGGCCACCGATCCAAGCTGGCCGCTCACCGCTGGACCCACTCGCCCGCCCGCCCCTACCCCTGCCCCGACTGCCCCAAGTCCTTCTGCTACCCCTCCAAGCTGGCCGCCCACCGCCACACGCACGCTGGGGGCGCCCGCCCCTACCCCTGTCCCCAGTGCCCCAAGTCCTTCTGCTACCCCTCCAAGCTGGCGGCCCACCAGCGGCGCCACGCCACCGCCGCCCCCGGCGTCCCCGTCCCACCTCCCCCGTCGCCCCCCGCCCCGGCAGACCCTCAGCATCGCTGCCCGAGCTGCGGCCAAGCCTTTGGCCAACGCCGACTGCTGGCCCTGCACCAGAGGAGCCACCGTGGAGAAGGGAAgtctgggaagggagggaagggggagcgGGCCTGA